The following are from one region of the Populus trichocarpa isolate Nisqually-1 chromosome 8, P.trichocarpa_v4.1, whole genome shotgun sequence genome:
- the LOC7457927 gene encoding actin-depolymerizing factor 1 yields the protein MANAASGMAVHDDCKLKFLELKAKRTHRFIVFKIEEKQKQVIVEKLGKPTDSYEDFTASLPANECRYAVYDFDYVTDENCQKSRIVFVAWSPDTSRVRSKMIYASSKDRFKRELDGIQIELQATDPTEMGLDVIRSRSY from the exons GCAAATGCAGCGTCTGGGATGGCTGTGCATGATGACTGCAAGCTGAAGTTTTTGGAATTGAAAGCAAAAAGGACTCACCGCTTCATTGTTTTCAAGATTGAGGAGAAGCAAAAGCAGGTGATTGTGGAGAAGCTTGGTAAACCAACTGATAGCTACGAAGACTTCACTGCCAGTCTTCCTGCCAATGAGTGTCGATATGCTGTTTATGACTTTGATTATGTAACAGACGAGAACTGCCAGAAGAGCAGGATTGTTTTCGTTGCATG GTCCCCTGACACATCTAGGGTGAGAAGCAAGATGATTTATGCGAGCTCCAAGGATAGGTTTAAGAGAGAGTTAGATGGTATTCAGATCGAGTTGCAAGCTACTGATCCTACAGAGATGGGGCTCGATGTTATTAGAAGCCGTTCGTATTAA
- the LOC7457929 gene encoding pentatricopeptide repeat-containing protein At2g39620: protein MRHLQALTMSKQALPSSRGFFHELASRNKAPILPPNHIRNYSNYVSLLSSCKTLNSLLQIHVRLTVSGLQNDHLTNAHLIKSYLLFLKCNYARFLFDSLPNPSVMLYNSIIRAYSRTKNHQEAINIYHCMLNKGLEPDKYTFTFVLKACTGALYFKEGILVHKDIIVRGLERDAFIGTSLVDMYCKMGDLKLARKVFDKMPEKDVVAWSAMILGLSQSEDPNEVFGFIRSMQLSGVELNLVSILNLVPAVSRLGDIDACRCIHGYVIRRGFDAIVSNGLIDMYSKSGNIDVGRQIFEYMPDKDDVSWGTMMAGYAHSGCFLEVLELFDRGRGENVRMNKVSVTSALTAAAEMRALGRGTEIHDFARQQGIDSDVAVATPIMTMYARCGEVDTAKQLFQGIKGRDLVAWSAIIAAFVQSGYPQEALSLFRSMQNEGLQANKVILLSSLPACAEVSSLKLGKSMHCCAVKANVDLDISVGTALVSMYAKCGFFALALTLFNRMPCKDVVTWNAMINGYAQIGEPFPALEMFHKLQLSELNPNSGTMVGLLPAFALLNDLDQGSCIHGKIIKCGFESECHVKTALIDMYAKCGSLSGAEFLFHRTGCRKDEVSWNVMIAGYMHSGHAIDAFSAFCQMKLENIQPNIVTIVTVLPAVAHLSALRAGMTLHAYVIRMGFQSKTPVGNCLIDMYAKCGWLDHSEKIFHEMKNKDTVSWNVMLAGYAVHGRGSCAIELFSRMQDSEIRLDSFSFINVLSACRHAGLIGEGRKIFDSMSKQHQLEPDLEHYACMADLLGRAGLFNEVLDLIKSMPMEPDAGVWGALLGASTMHSNVQLAEFALHHLDKLEHKNLTHYAALSNTYARSGRWADVGNTRSKITKTGLRKSPGYSWV, encoded by the coding sequence ATGAGACATCTTCAAGCACTAACAATGAGCAAACAGGCGCTACCCTCCTCGCGTGGATTCTTCCATGAACTCGCGTCTAGAAATAAAGCTCCTATTTTACCCCCAAACCACATTCGAAATTACTCCAACTACGTTAGCCTACTCTCCTCATGCAAGACGCTGAACTCTCTACTTCAAATTCATGTTCGTTTGACAGTGTCAGGCCTTCAAAATGACCATTTAACTAATGCCCACCTCATTAAATCTTACCTATTGTTTCTGAAATGTAACTATGCTCGTTTTCTGTTCGATTCTTTGCCAAACCCAAGTGTCATGCTATACAATTCAATAATTAGAGCgtattcaagaacaaaaaatcacCAAGAAGCTATAAATATATACCATTGTATGTTGAATAAAGGCTTGGAGCCAGACAAGTATACTTTCACCTTTGTTTTGAAAGCTTGTACTGGTGCATTATACTTTAAAGAGGGTATTTTGGTACATAAGGATATAATCGTTAGGGGATTAGAGCGTGATGCTTTTATTGGGACTAGTCTTGTTGATATGTATTGTAAAATGGGTGATTTAAAGTTAGCTAGAAAAGTGTTCGATAAAATGCCTGAGAAAGATGTTGTAGCTTGGAGTGCAATGATTTTGGGTTTGTCACAGAGCGAGGATCCTAATGAGGTATTTGGGTTCATTAGGAGTATGCAGTTGAGTGGAGTGGAGCTCAATTTAGTCAGCATTTTGAACTTGGTTCCTGCCGTTTCGAGACTGGGTGATATTGATGCCTGTAGGTGTATTCATGGATATGTGATTAGAAGGGGTTTTGATGCAATTGTTTCGAATGGTTTGATTGATATGTACTCCAAGAGTGGGAATATAGATGTTGGTCGCCAGATTTTTGAGTATATGCCAGACAAGGATGATGTTTCATGGGGAACGATGATGGCAGGGTATGCACATAGCGGATGTTTTCTTGAGGTTTTGGAGTTGTTTGATCGTGGGAGAGGAGAGAATGTTAGGATGAATAAAGTATCTGTTACAAGTGCTCTTACGGCTGCTGCAGAGATGAGAGCTTTAGGGAGAGGTACAGAGATCCATGACTTTGCTAGACAACAAGGGATAGATTCAGATGTTGCAGTTGCTACTCCTATAATGACTATGTATGCTAGATGTGGAGAGGTGGACACAGCTAAGCAGTTGTTTCAGGGAATTAAAGGAAGGGATTTGGTTGCCTGGTCAGCAATTATAGCTGCTTTCGTTCAATCAGGGTATCCTCAAGAAGCACTGTCACTGTTTCGAAGTATGCAGAACGAAGGTTTGCAAGCAAACAAGGTCATTCTCTTGAGTTCTCTTCCAGCTTGTGCTGAAGTATCATCCCTGAAATTGGGGAAAAGCATGCACTGCTGTGCTGTCAAGGCCAATGTTGATTTAGATATTTCAGTTGGAACAGCCTTGGTCTCCATGTATGCTAAATGTGGATTCTTTGCTTTGGCACTGACTCTATTTAATAGAATGCCATGCAAAGATGTAGTGACATGGAATGCTATGATAAATGGGTACGCCCAAATTGGGGAACCATTTCCTGCATTAGAGATGTTCCATAAATTACAGCTATCTGAATTAAATCCAAACTCCGGAACTATGGTGGGTTTGCTTCCAGCATTTGCTCTTCTAAATGACCTGGACCAAGGATCCTGCATCCATGGGAAAATTATAAAGTGTGGTTTTGAATCTGAATGTCATGTAAAGACTGCTCTCATTGACATGTATGCTAAATGTGGAAGCTTGTCCGGGGCCGAGTTCTTGTTTCATAGAACAGGGTGTAGAAAGGATGAGGTGTCTTGGAATGTGATGATTGCTGGATACATGCACAGTGGACATGCCATAGATGCCTTTTCTGCTTTTTGCCAGATGAAATTAGAGAATATCCAACCTAATATAGTCACAATTGTGACTGTCCTTCCTGCAGTAGCGCATCTGTCAGCCTTAAGGGCTGGCATGACTCTCCATGCATATGTTATCCGAATGGGATTTCAGTCTAAAACACCTGTTGGGAATTGTCTTATCGATATGTATGCTAAATGTGGATGGCTTGATCACTCTGAAAAGATATTCCATGAGATGAAGAATAAAGACACTGTCTCATGGAATGTTATGCTTGCAGGATATGCAGTTCATGGGCGCGGGAGCTGTGCTATTGAACTTTTCTCACGCATGCAGGACAGTGAAATCAGGCTTGATTCTTTTTCCTTCATCAACGTGTTGTCAGCTTGCAGGCATGCAGGTTTAATAGGAGAAGGGAGGAAAATATTTGATTCCATGAGCAAACAGCACCAGCTTGAACCAGATTTGGAACACTACGCTTGCATGGCAGATCTACTAGGTCGTGCTGGATTATTCAATGAAGTTTTGGACTTGATCAAGTCAATGCCAATGGAACCTGATGCTGGAGTGTGGGGAGCCTTATTGGGGGCATCTACAATGCATTCGAATGTGCAGTTAGCAGAATTTGCACTGCATCATCTTGACAAACTcgagcataaaaatctgacacATTATGCAGCTTTATCAAATACATATGCTAGATCTGGAAGGTGGGCAGATGTAGGCAATACAAGATCAAAGATAACCAAAACAGGACTAAGGAAAAGTCCAGGATATAGTTGGGTTTGA
- the LOC18101387 gene encoding uncharacterized protein LOC18101387 isoform X2, with amino-acid sequence MIIILPFMWNPLSISPYWVYTQWSQVLSFTTHSSLHFSHFSSKFQKQIMSAPKCCDCEWLKWKSSGSWAEKEHAVQEDIIIASEEIVNNVDDGYMDDTSLVRQSL; translated from the exons ATGATCATCATTTTACCATTTATGTGGAATCCCTTATCCATCTCCCCTTATTGGGTGTATACACAATGGAGTCAAGTCCTCTCATTCACCACACATTCTTCGCTACACTTCAGTCACTTCTCCTCcaaatttcaaaagcaaatcaTGTCTGCTCCTAAGTGCTGTGACTGCGAATGGCTAAAG tggAAGTCTTCTGGAAGCTGGGCAGAAAAGGAGCATG CCGTCCAAGAAGATATCATAATTGCATCCGAAGAGATCGTGAACAACGTTGATGATGGGTACATGGATGATACATCACTTGTTAGACAATCCCTGTGA
- the LOC18101387 gene encoding uncharacterized protein LOC18101387 isoform X1, with amino-acid sequence MIIILPFMWNPLSISPYWVYTQWSQVLSFTTHSSLHFSHFSSKFQKQIMSAPKCCDCEWLKALCNKLQDDMKRIEEKNHLKELLWKSSGSWAEKEHAVQEDIIIASEEIVNNVDDGYMDDTSLVRQSL; translated from the exons ATGATCATCATTTTACCATTTATGTGGAATCCCTTATCCATCTCCCCTTATTGGGTGTATACACAATGGAGTCAAGTCCTCTCATTCACCACACATTCTTCGCTACACTTCAGTCACTTCTCCTCcaaatttcaaaagcaaatcaTGTCTGCTCCTAAGTGCTGTGACTGCGAATGGCTAAAG GCTTTATGCAACAAGTTGCAAGATGATAtgaaaagaattgaagagaaaaaccaTCTGAAGGAGCTCCTG tggAAGTCTTCTGGAAGCTGGGCAGAAAAGGAGCATG CCGTCCAAGAAGATATCATAATTGCATCCGAAGAGATCGTGAACAACGTTGATGATGGGTACATGGATGATACATCACTTGTTAGACAATCCCTGTGA